The following proteins are encoded in a genomic region of Micromonospora olivasterospora:
- a CDS encoding GNAT family N-acetyltransferase — MAPPRLVEAHGVRLRPFRPGDTADTAVACADPLTQRFISRLPSPYTEADARWWITEGAPAAWAGGGAAYAIADPATDRLLGAIGLSNPLPARGQAEIGYWVAPWGRGRGIATAATRALAEAALAHGAARLELLTHAENGPSQRVALAAGFRHEGVRRAAGRAADGARHDLVCWVRLADDPPGPAVRTLPDLPGGRLTDGVVTLRRVGPEDAPGMHRLHSRPEVVASRVPPVPPTYAEIERRCRLAEGQWLAGSGADLAILDAATGELVGGCALYHDEPSTAQAMIGYSMLPAARGRGLATRAVRLVAGWAFEEVGIARLWAGTRPENAASQRVLEKAGFRREGLMRGRLPGGGGDRVDSVLYGLLATGPPR, encoded by the coding sequence ATCGCGCCGCCCCGGCTGGTCGAGGCCCACGGGGTCCGGCTGCGGCCGTTCCGCCCCGGCGACACGGCCGACACGGCGGTGGCCTGCGCGGACCCGCTCACCCAGCGGTTCATCTCCCGGCTGCCCAGCCCGTACACCGAGGCGGACGCCCGGTGGTGGATCACCGAGGGCGCCCCGGCGGCCTGGGCCGGCGGCGGCGCCGCGTACGCGATCGCGGATCCGGCGACCGACCGGCTCCTCGGCGCGATCGGCCTGAGCAACCCTTTGCCGGCCCGGGGGCAGGCCGAGATCGGCTACTGGGTGGCCCCGTGGGGGCGCGGTCGCGGGATCGCCACCGCCGCCACCCGAGCGCTGGCCGAGGCGGCCCTCGCGCACGGCGCGGCCCGGCTGGAGCTGCTCACCCACGCCGAGAACGGGCCCAGCCAGCGGGTCGCGCTCGCCGCCGGGTTCCGCCACGAGGGGGTACGCCGCGCGGCCGGCCGGGCCGCCGACGGCGCCCGGCACGACCTCGTCTGCTGGGTACGGCTGGCCGACGACCCGCCGGGGCCGGCCGTCCGCACACTGCCGGACCTGCCCGGCGGCCGGCTCACCGACGGCGTGGTGACCCTGCGCCGGGTCGGCCCGGAGGACGCGCCGGGAATGCACCGGCTGCACAGCCGGCCCGAGGTGGTCGCCAGCCGGGTGCCCCCGGTGCCGCCGACGTACGCCGAGATCGAGCGGCGCTGCCGGCTGGCGGAGGGCCAGTGGCTGGCCGGCAGCGGCGCCGACCTGGCGATCCTCGACGCGGCGACCGGGGAGCTGGTCGGGGGCTGCGCGCTGTACCACGACGAGCCGAGCACGGCGCAGGCGATGATCGGCTACAGCATGCTGCCCGCGGCGCGGGGCCGGGGTCTCGCCACCCGCGCGGTACGCCTCGTCGCCGGCTGGGCGTTCGAGGAGGTCGGGATCGCGCGGCTCTGGGCCGGCACCCGCCCGGAGAACGCGGCCTCGCAGCGGGTGCTGGAGAAGGCCGGCTTCCGGCGCGAGGGCCTGATGCGCGGCCGGCTGCCCGGCGGTGGGGGCGACCGCGTCGACTCGGTGC
- a CDS encoding GNAT family N-acetyltransferase, whose amino-acid sequence MGQVEPVEIIEDGLLLRPWRETDADAVHRACQDPDIQRWTTVPRPYRPEHAHGFVADLSPAAWRDGTGAPFAVCDAGTGELLASCGLVSLDRATASGEVGYWVAPWARGRAVAVRATRAVARWAFEALKLRRLIWQAAIGNHASRLVALRSGFRVEGELRLACPAPDGRREGWIGSLFPGEVPPPGEPGPAGPGSPEARRAAVFGRPQPTLFATVRGAELRLRPMEERDLDAITETCRDLDTIAWTTVPVPYERAHAGGFKRDFAEAAWARGTGAYFTIADADDRYVGSVDLRILAADPAQGMVGFMTAPHARGRGYMPAATAALAAWGFTTLGLARVEWRALVGNTASRRVAEKAGFTLEGVARGALVDRDGGRVDAWVASLLPGDLT is encoded by the coding sequence ATGGGTCAGGTGGAGCCCGTGGAGATCATCGAGGACGGCCTGCTGCTGCGCCCCTGGCGGGAGACGGACGCGGACGCGGTACACCGCGCGTGCCAGGACCCGGACATCCAGCGCTGGACCACCGTACCGCGGCCGTACCGGCCCGAACACGCCCACGGCTTCGTCGCCGACCTCAGCCCGGCCGCCTGGCGGGACGGCACCGGAGCACCGTTCGCCGTCTGCGACGCCGGCACCGGCGAGCTGCTCGCCTCCTGCGGCCTGGTCTCGCTGGACCGGGCGACCGCCAGCGGGGAGGTCGGCTACTGGGTGGCGCCCTGGGCCCGGGGGCGGGCCGTCGCCGTCCGGGCCACCCGGGCGGTCGCCCGGTGGGCGTTCGAGGCACTCAAGCTGCGCCGGCTGATCTGGCAGGCCGCGATCGGCAACCACGCGTCGCGGCTGGTCGCCCTCCGCAGCGGGTTCCGGGTGGAGGGCGAGCTGCGACTGGCCTGCCCCGCGCCCGACGGCCGCCGGGAGGGCTGGATCGGCTCGCTGTTCCCCGGCGAGGTCCCCCCGCCCGGCGAGCCCGGCCCGGCCGGCCCGGGGAGTCCGGAGGCCCGCCGGGCCGCCGTCTTCGGGCGCCCCCAGCCGACCCTCTTCGCCACCGTCCGGGGCGCCGAGCTGCGGCTGCGACCGATGGAGGAGCGCGACCTGGACGCGATCACCGAGACCTGCCGGGACCTGGACACGATCGCGTGGACGACCGTCCCGGTGCCGTACGAGCGGGCACACGCCGGGGGGTTCAAGCGCGACTTCGCGGAGGCGGCCTGGGCGCGCGGCACCGGGGCGTACTTCACGATCGCCGACGCCGACGACCGCTACGTGGGCTCGGTCGACCTGCGGATCCTCGCCGCCGACCCGGCGCAGGGCATGGTCGGCTTCATGACCGCGCCGCACGCCCGGGGCCGGGGCTACATGCCGGCGGCGACCGCCGCCCTGGCCGCGTGGGGCTTCACCACCCTCGGCCTGGCCCGCGTGGAGTGGCGCGCGCTGGTCGGCAACACCGCGTCCCGGCGGGTGGCGGAGAAGGCCGGCTTCACCCTGGAGGGCGTCGCCCGGGGCGCGCTCGTCGACCGGGACGGCGGCCGGGTCGACGCCTGGGTCGCCTCGCTGCTCCCCGGGGACCTGACGTGA
- the secA gene encoding preprotein translocase subunit SecA has product MSILEKVLRAGEGRMVRRLKAIAAAVNSIEDDYVNLTDAELREMTTQFKERLDDGETLDDLLPEAFAVCREAAARVLGQRPYDVQVMGGAALHFGNIAEMKTGEGKTLTSVMPVYLNALSGKGVHVVTVNDYLAQRDAAWMGRVHEFLGLTVGVVLPNRPASEHRAAYECDITYGTNNEFGFDYLRDNMAWSRDELVQRGHNFAVVDEVDSILIDEARTPLIISGPAEHSARWYQEFATVVARLQSGKDGEGDYEVDYAKRTIAVTERGVAKVEDRLGIDNLYESVNTPLVGYLNNAIKAKELYKRDKDYIVSEGEVLIVDEFTGRILHGRRYNEGMHQAIEAKEGVEIKQENQTLATITLQNYFRLYEKLSGMTGTAQTEAGEFNKVYKVGVVTIPTHRPMVRQDRPDVIYKTEKAKFNAVVEDIAERHEQGQPVLVGTVSVENSEIISQLLRRRGIPHAVLNAKFHAKEAEIVAQAGRKGAVTVATNMAGRGTDILLGGNAEFLAASELRQRGLDPVEQAEEYAKAMEEVLPKWKQACDVEAEEVAAAGGLYVLGTERHESRRIDNQLRGRAGRQGDPGESRFYLSLQDELMKRFRAGAVEAVMERFNIPEDVPIESKMVTRQIKSAQAQIEGQNAEIRKNVLKYDEVLNKQRQVIYAERLRVLNGEDLSDQVRNMIDDVVGAYVIGATSDGYAEDWDLEQLWASLKQLYPVGVTLEELEEEVGSRAGMDQDFLLARLKEDAHAAYDRREEQLGEEGVRQLERMVLLQVIDRKWREHLYEMDYLQEGISLRAYAQRDPVVEYQREGFDMFATMMDGIKEETVGFLYNLEVQVQEAEPEAEEVQLLEKPVEIRAKGLGRAPQQQGLQYSAPTIDGEAGAGAVDVERADEQAPPVRAGRPESTARPAAPAKPDAPRVPAAFGGSGQAVAAASARRATPGQVEAGSPSRNAPCPCGSGRKYKRCHGAANGGN; this is encoded by the coding sequence GTGTCGATTCTGGAAAAGGTCCTCCGCGCCGGCGAGGGCCGCATGGTGCGCCGGCTCAAGGCCATCGCGGCCGCCGTCAACTCGATCGAGGACGACTACGTCAACCTCACCGACGCCGAGCTGCGCGAGATGACCACGCAGTTCAAGGAGCGGCTGGACGACGGCGAGACCCTCGACGACCTGCTGCCCGAGGCGTTCGCGGTATGCCGGGAGGCGGCCGCCCGGGTGCTGGGCCAGCGCCCGTACGACGTCCAGGTGATGGGCGGCGCGGCGCTGCACTTCGGCAACATCGCGGAGATGAAGACCGGTGAGGGCAAGACCCTGACCTCCGTCATGCCGGTCTATCTCAACGCGCTGTCCGGCAAGGGCGTGCACGTGGTGACGGTCAACGACTACCTGGCCCAGCGCGACGCCGCCTGGATGGGTCGGGTGCACGAATTCCTCGGCCTCACCGTCGGCGTCGTCCTGCCCAACCGGCCGGCGAGCGAGCACCGCGCCGCGTACGAGTGCGACATCACCTACGGCACCAACAACGAGTTCGGCTTCGACTACCTGCGCGACAACATGGCCTGGTCGCGGGACGAGCTGGTGCAGCGCGGGCACAACTTCGCGGTGGTCGACGAGGTCGACTCCATCCTGATCGACGAGGCCCGGACGCCGCTGATCATCTCCGGCCCGGCCGAGCACTCCGCCCGCTGGTACCAGGAGTTCGCCACCGTGGTGGCCCGGCTCCAGTCCGGCAAGGACGGCGAGGGCGACTACGAGGTCGACTACGCCAAGCGCACCATCGCCGTGACCGAGCGGGGCGTCGCCAAGGTGGAGGACCGCCTCGGCATCGACAACCTCTACGAGTCGGTCAACACCCCCCTCGTGGGCTACCTGAACAACGCCATCAAGGCCAAGGAGCTCTACAAGCGCGACAAGGACTACATCGTCAGCGAGGGCGAGGTCCTGATCGTCGACGAGTTCACCGGCCGCATCCTGCACGGCCGTCGCTACAACGAGGGCATGCACCAGGCGATTGAGGCCAAGGAGGGGGTGGAGATCAAGCAGGAGAACCAGACCCTGGCCACCATCACCCTCCAGAACTACTTCCGCCTGTACGAGAAGCTCTCCGGCATGACCGGCACCGCCCAGACCGAGGCGGGCGAGTTCAACAAGGTCTACAAGGTCGGCGTGGTGACGATCCCGACCCACCGACCGATGGTCCGGCAGGACCGGCCGGACGTCATCTACAAGACCGAGAAAGCCAAGTTCAACGCCGTGGTCGAGGACATCGCCGAGCGGCACGAGCAGGGCCAGCCGGTGCTGGTCGGCACCGTCTCGGTGGAGAATTCCGAGATCATCTCCCAGCTGCTACGCCGCCGGGGCATCCCGCACGCCGTGCTGAACGCCAAGTTCCACGCGAAGGAAGCGGAGATCGTCGCCCAGGCCGGGCGCAAGGGCGCGGTCACCGTCGCCACCAACATGGCCGGCCGGGGTACGGACATCCTGCTCGGCGGCAACGCCGAGTTCCTCGCCGCCAGCGAGCTGCGCCAGCGCGGCCTCGACCCGGTCGAGCAGGCGGAGGAGTACGCCAAGGCGATGGAGGAGGTCCTGCCCAAGTGGAAGCAGGCCTGCGACGTCGAGGCGGAGGAGGTCGCCGCGGCCGGCGGGCTCTACGTGCTGGGCACGGAGCGGCACGAGTCCCGGCGGATCGACAACCAGCTGCGCGGTCGGGCCGGCCGGCAGGGTGACCCCGGCGAGTCCCGCTTCTACCTCTCCCTCCAGGACGAGCTGATGAAGCGGTTCCGGGCGGGCGCGGTCGAGGCGGTGATGGAGCGCTTCAACATCCCGGAGGACGTGCCCATCGAGTCGAAGATGGTCACCCGCCAGATCAAGAGCGCCCAGGCCCAGATCGAGGGCCAGAACGCCGAGATCCGCAAGAACGTCCTCAAGTACGACGAGGTGCTCAACAAGCAGCGCCAGGTCATCTACGCCGAGCGGCTGCGGGTGCTCAACGGTGAGGACCTCTCCGACCAGGTCCGTAACATGATCGACGACGTGGTCGGCGCGTACGTCATCGGCGCCACCAGCGATGGCTACGCCGAGGACTGGGACCTCGAGCAGCTCTGGGCCAGCCTCAAGCAGCTCTACCCGGTGGGCGTGACGCTGGAGGAGCTGGAGGAGGAGGTCGGCTCCCGGGCCGGCATGGACCAGGACTTCCTGCTCGCCCGCCTCAAGGAGGACGCGCACGCCGCGTACGACCGGCGCGAGGAGCAGCTCGGCGAGGAGGGCGTGCGGCAGCTGGAGCGGATGGTGCTGCTCCAGGTCATCGACCGCAAGTGGCGTGAGCACCTCTACGAGATGGACTACCTCCAGGAGGGCATCAGCCTGCGGGCGTACGCCCAGCGCGACCCGGTGGTGGAATACCAGCGCGAGGGCTTCGACATGTTCGCCACCATGATGGACGGCATCAAGGAGGAGACGGTCGGCTTCCTCTACAACCTGGAGGTCCAGGTCCAGGAGGCCGAGCCCGAGGCCGAGGAGGTCCAGCTGCTCGAGAAGCCGGTCGAGATCCGGGCCAAGGGCCTCGGCCGCGCGCCGCAGCAGCAGGGCCTGCAGTACTCCGCGCCGACCATCGACGGCGAGGCCGGCGCCGGCGCGGTCGACGTCGAGCGGGCCGACGAGCAGGCGCCCCCGGTGCGGGCCGGCCGCCCCGAGAGCACTGCCCGGCCGGCGGCCCCGGCCAAGCCGGACGCGCCCCGCGTCCCCGCCGCGTTCGGCGGCAGCGGCCAGGCCGTCGCGGCCGCCTCCGCCCGCCGGGCGACGCCCGGCCAGGTGGAGGCGGGCAGCCCGTCGCGCAACGCGCCCTGCCCCTGCGGCTCCGGCCGCAAGTACAAGCGCTGCCACGGCGCCGCCAACGGCGGCAACTGA
- a CDS encoding Rv3235 family protein has translation MVESRHPGPVRPAVRLRPAPPIDPPCTDEPVDGWPRPAAAQLALDLFEAHRRSAARPAGRTPGPRPTPAGPGRSASSIPPPAALVTATPEATRAAQRFVATCLEILNGYRPLGQIRPMSEPARSADVVQELARAAARTGPVRRRSTRPTVRLRRLRVCEPRPAAVEAAAVLAGTNGRTWAMALRLEHRRGRWLCTTLQVL, from the coding sequence GTGGTTGAGTCACGTCATCCCGGGCCGGTGCGCCCCGCCGTTCGGCTGCGTCCGGCGCCACCGATCGATCCGCCCTGCACCGACGAGCCGGTGGACGGCTGGCCGCGCCCCGCCGCCGCCCAGTTGGCCCTCGACCTGTTCGAGGCACACCGGCGGTCAGCGGCTCGGCCCGCCGGGCGGACGCCCGGCCCGCGTCCCACGCCGGCCGGCCCGGGGCGGTCCGCGTCGTCGATCCCGCCGCCCGCCGCGCTGGTCACCGCCACGCCGGAGGCCACCCGGGCCGCCCAGCGGTTCGTCGCCACCTGCCTGGAGATCCTCAACGGATACCGGCCGCTCGGCCAGATCCGCCCGATGAGCGAGCCGGCCCGCTCGGCGGACGTGGTGCAGGAGCTGGCCCGCGCCGCCGCCCGCACCGGCCCGGTACGCCGCCGCTCGACCCGCCCGACCGTGCGGCTGCGCCGGCTGCGGGTCTGCGAGCCCCGCCCTGCCGCGGTGGAGGCCGCCGCCGTCCTGGCCGGCACCAACGGGCGCACCTGGGCGATGGCGCTCCGGCTGGAGCACCGCCGGGGCCGCTGGCTCTGCACGACCCTCCAGGTCCTCTAA
- a CDS encoding helix-turn-helix domain-containing protein, producing MEPRFLLLSDVAAELNVSDSQVYHMVRSGELPAIKIGGRGQWRVERARLEEYIQRKYDETAEWVRGNPLTDRDPE from the coding sequence GTGGAGCCGAGGTTCCTGCTGCTCTCCGACGTGGCCGCCGAGCTGAACGTGTCGGACTCGCAGGTCTACCACATGGTGCGCAGCGGCGAGCTGCCCGCAATCAAGATCGGCGGGCGGGGGCAGTGGCGGGTGGAGCGCGCCCGCCTGGAGGAGTACATCCAGCGCAAGTACGACGAGACGGCCGAGTGGGTGCGGGGCAACCCGCTGACCGACCGCGACCCCGAGTAG
- a CDS encoding DUF6912 family protein — protein sequence MADELVRVYVPAILPMLARLRDEGLPESDAHAVTPSLREWYAEGDEEELEYVAFTRAAQDALLLLRDAPAAPRRRVVVSVDVPASALRRTDDVLGSSAVRVVRPVPVAAVAALHLDGEDAVGDVTAAAAVAAEALAGDPDAQFTVDSAEDHELEWYDVTELEQLLRLAP from the coding sequence GTGGCCGACGAGCTTGTCCGGGTGTACGTGCCGGCGATCCTGCCCATGCTGGCCCGGCTGCGCGACGAGGGCCTGCCCGAGTCGGACGCGCACGCGGTCACCCCGTCCCTGCGCGAGTGGTACGCCGAGGGCGACGAGGAGGAGCTGGAGTACGTGGCGTTCACCCGCGCCGCCCAGGACGCCCTGCTCCTGCTCCGGGACGCCCCGGCGGCGCCCCGCCGGCGCGTGGTGGTCTCGGTGGACGTCCCCGCCTCGGCGCTGCGGCGCACTGACGACGTGCTGGGCTCCAGCGCCGTCCGCGTGGTGCGCCCGGTGCCGGTGGCGGCGGTCGCCGCGCTGCACCTCGACGGCGAGGACGCGGTCGGTGACGTGACCGCCGCCGCTGCCGTCGCCGCCGAGGCGCTGGCCGGCGACCCGGACGCGCAGTTCACGGTCGACAGCGCCGAGGACCACGAGCTGGAGTGGTACGACGTCACCGAGCTGGAGCAGCTGCTGCGCCTGGCACCATGA
- the pruA gene encoding L-glutamate gamma-semialdehyde dehydrogenase, producing the protein MDAVFSVPEPRNEPVRNYEPGSAERERLQRRLTELAAERIDLPMTIAGEQRMAAGESIDVVQPHRHAHVLGVTAHATHDDARAAVKAAKDAAPMWRALPFAERAAIFLRAAELLSGPWRDTLNAATMLGQSKTAIQAEIDSACELIDFLRFNVHFARRLLEEQPLSSPGVWNRFDHRPLEGFVYAITPFNFTAIAGNLPSAPALLGNTVVWKPGPTQQFAAHFTMRLFEAAGLPPGVINMVTGRGEEVSDVVLADADLAGIHFTGSTKVFQHLWRSVGENIHRYRGYPRLVGETGGKDFVLAHTSADVDALHTALIRGAYEYQGQKCSAASRAYVPRSIWEGGLRDRLAATTDSLTYGDVTDFRNFGGAVIDARAFDRHAAALELINGDDACTVLAGGTADDSVGWFVRPTLFECTDPAHETFTTEYFGPILGVHVFDDARFDEVVAQAEAIAPYALTGSVFATDRRVVDAVAEKMRYAAGNFYVNDKPTGAVVGQQPFGGARASGTNDKAGSWHNLVRWMSPRTIKETFVPPTDHAYPHMA; encoded by the coding sequence ATGGACGCCGTGTTCTCCGTACCCGAGCCGCGTAACGAGCCGGTCCGCAACTACGAGCCCGGCAGCGCCGAGCGGGAGCGGCTCCAGCGGCGGCTGACCGAGCTGGCCGCCGAGCGCATCGACCTGCCAATGACCATCGCGGGCGAGCAGCGGATGGCCGCCGGTGAGTCGATCGACGTGGTGCAGCCGCACAGGCACGCGCACGTGCTCGGCGTCACCGCGCACGCCACCCACGACGATGCTAGGGCCGCCGTCAAGGCCGCCAAGGACGCCGCCCCGATGTGGCGAGCGCTGCCGTTCGCCGAGCGGGCCGCCATCTTCCTGCGCGCCGCCGAACTGCTCTCCGGCCCGTGGCGGGACACCCTCAACGCCGCCACCATGCTCGGCCAGTCGAAGACCGCGATCCAGGCCGAGATCGACTCGGCCTGCGAGCTGATCGACTTCCTCCGGTTCAACGTGCACTTCGCGCGGCGCCTGCTGGAGGAGCAGCCGCTCTCGTCGCCCGGGGTGTGGAACCGCTTCGACCACCGCCCGCTGGAGGGCTTCGTCTACGCCATCACCCCGTTCAACTTCACCGCCATCGCCGGCAACCTGCCCTCCGCGCCGGCGCTGCTCGGCAACACCGTGGTCTGGAAGCCGGGCCCGACCCAGCAGTTCGCCGCGCACTTCACGATGCGGCTGTTCGAGGCGGCCGGTCTGCCGCCCGGCGTGATCAACATGGTGACCGGGCGCGGCGAGGAGGTCTCCGACGTGGTGCTCGCCGACGCCGACCTCGCCGGCATCCACTTCACCGGCTCGACCAAGGTCTTCCAGCACCTGTGGCGGAGCGTGGGGGAGAACATCCACCGCTACCGGGGCTACCCCCGGCTGGTGGGCGAGACCGGCGGCAAGGACTTCGTCCTCGCGCACACCAGCGCGGACGTGGACGCCCTGCACACCGCGCTGATCCGCGGCGCGTACGAGTACCAGGGCCAGAAGTGCTCGGCCGCCTCCCGGGCGTACGTCCCGCGATCGATCTGGGAGGGCGGCCTGCGCGACCGGCTGGCCGCCACCACCGACTCGCTGACCTACGGCGACGTCACCGACTTCCGCAACTTCGGGGGCGCGGTGATCGACGCCAGGGCGTTCGACCGGCACGCCGCGGCGCTGGAGCTGATCAACGGCGACGACGCCTGCACCGTGCTGGCGGGCGGCACCGCCGACGACTCGGTCGGGTGGTTCGTCCGGCCGACCCTGTTCGAGTGCACCGACCCGGCCCACGAGACGTTCACCACGGAGTACTTCGGGCCGATCCTGGGCGTGCACGTCTTCGACGACGCCCGGTTCGACGAGGTCGTCGCCCAGGCGGAGGCGATCGCCCCGTACGCGCTGACCGGGTCGGTCTTCGCCACCGACCGGCGGGTGGTCGACGCGGTGGCCGAGAAGATGCGGTACGCGGCCGGCAACTTCTACGTCAACGACAAGCCGACCGGCGCGGTGGTCGGGCAGCAGCCGTTCGGCGGCGCCCGGGCCAGCGGCACCAACGACAAGGCCGGCTCCTGGCACAACCTGGTCCGCTGGATGTCCCCGCGGACGATCAAGGAGACGTTCGTCCCACCGACCGACCACGCGTACCCGCACATGGCCTGA
- a CDS encoding PadR family transcriptional regulator: MAESGVNPTAAALLGLLHEGPMTGGQLMAAAERRLAPYWSMTRSQVYRELPVLAERGLVRMGKPGPRSSQPYAITAAGKRTFSRWLAEDPGRDTIRNPIALRFAFGNLHSSNQLRNLQATANDYHTEALARVREQVKNAKKEGETYDASALEFAVAYHKAALSWLKTAPVGG; the protein is encoded by the coding sequence ATGGCGGAATCCGGAGTCAACCCCACCGCGGCGGCCCTTCTCGGGCTGCTCCACGAGGGGCCCATGACAGGCGGCCAACTGATGGCCGCCGCCGAGCGCAGGCTCGCCCCGTATTGGTCGATGACCCGCAGCCAGGTCTACCGGGAGCTCCCGGTGCTGGCCGAGCGCGGTCTGGTGCGGATGGGCAAGCCCGGCCCGCGGTCCAGCCAGCCGTACGCGATCACCGCAGCCGGGAAGCGGACGTTCTCCCGGTGGCTGGCCGAGGATCCGGGGCGGGACACCATCCGCAACCCGATCGCCCTGCGGTTCGCCTTCGGCAACCTGCACTCGAGCAACCAGTTGCGCAACCTGCAGGCGACGGCCAACGATTACCACACGGAGGCCCTCGCCCGGGTGCGGGAGCAGGTGAAGAACGCCAAGAAGGAGGGCGAGACCTACGACGCCAGCGCGTTGGAGTTCGCCGTGGCGTACCACAAGGCCGCCCTCTCCTGGCTGAAGACCGCCCCGGTCGGCGGCTGA
- the prfB gene encoding peptide chain release factor 2, whose product MTAADYAEQLKDLDATLRNIEAVLDLDRLREDKARLEEQASAPDLWDDQAKAQQVTSQLSYVNGEINKLSGLRSRLDDAGVLLELAEAENDPGVLAEVESEIGGLTKAIQEMEVRTLLSGEYDSREALVAIRAGAGGVDAADFAEMLLRMYLRWAERHGYPTEVYETSYAEEAGLKSATFTVKVPYAYGTLSVESGTHRLVRISPFDNQGRRQTSFAGVEVLPVVEQTDHIDIPENEMRIDVYRSSGPGGQSVNTTDSAVRITHLPTGIVVTCQNEKSQLQNKASALRVLQARLLERKRQEEQAKLQGLKTEAAGSWGDQMRSYVLHPYQMVKDLRTEQETGNPSAVFDGELDSFIEAGIRWRKQRQLSGDAA is encoded by the coding sequence GTGACCGCTGCCGATTACGCCGAACAGCTCAAGGACCTCGACGCCACCTTGCGCAACATCGAGGCCGTGCTCGACCTCGACAGGCTGCGCGAGGACAAGGCCCGCCTCGAGGAGCAGGCCTCCGCGCCGGACCTGTGGGACGACCAGGCCAAGGCGCAGCAGGTGACCTCGCAGCTGTCGTACGTCAACGGTGAGATCAACAAGCTGAGCGGCCTGCGCTCCCGGCTCGACGACGCCGGCGTGCTGCTGGAGCTGGCCGAGGCCGAGAACGACCCCGGGGTGCTCGCCGAGGTCGAGTCGGAGATCGGTGGGCTCACCAAGGCCATCCAGGAGATGGAGGTCCGCACGCTGCTTTCCGGCGAGTACGACTCCCGGGAGGCGCTGGTGGCCATCCGCGCGGGTGCCGGCGGGGTGGACGCGGCCGACTTCGCCGAGATGCTGCTGCGGATGTACCTGCGCTGGGCGGAACGGCACGGCTACCCGACCGAGGTCTACGAAACCTCGTACGCGGAGGAGGCGGGCCTGAAGTCCGCCACGTTCACGGTGAAGGTCCCGTACGCCTACGGCACCCTCAGCGTCGAGTCGGGCACCCACCGGCTGGTCCGGATCAGCCCGTTCGACAACCAGGGCCGCCGGCAGACCAGCTTCGCCGGGGTGGAGGTGCTGCCGGTCGTCGAGCAGACCGACCACATCGACATTCCCGAGAACGAGATGCGCATCGACGTCTATCGGTCCTCGGGTCCGGGCGGGCAGAGCGTCAACACCACCGACTCGGCGGTGCGGATCACCCACCTCCCGACCGGCATCGTGGTGACCTGCCAGAACGAGAAGTCCCAATTGCAGAACAAGGCGTCCGCGCTGCGGGTGCTCCAGGCCCGGCTGTTGGAGCGCAAGCGGCAGGAGGAGCAGGCCAAGCTGCAGGGCCTGAAGACCGAGGCCGCCGGCTCGTGGGGCGACCAGATGCGCTCGTACGTCCTGCACCCGTATCAGATGGTGAAGGATCTGCGCACCGAGCAGGAGACAGGCAATCCGAGCGCGGTCTTCGACGGTGAGTTGGACAGTTTCATCGAGGCCGGTATCCGGTGGCGCAAGCAGCGGCAACTCTCCGGCGACGCAGCGTGA
- the ftsE gene encoding cell division ATP-binding protein FtsE, which produces MIQLEQVTKTYPKASRPSLDNVSVSIEKGEFVFFIGPSGSGKSTIIKLLLHEVTPNKGRVIVNSKDVTSMRSWKRPHFRRSIGCVFQDFRLLPNRTAYENVAFALEVIGKTKAVARRVVPEVLELVGLGGKEHRYPHELSGGEQQRVAVARAFVNRPLILLADEPTGNLDPDTSIEIMRLLDRINRTGTTVVMVTHDSNIVNQMRRRVVEIESGRIVRDQARGVYG; this is translated from the coding sequence GTGATTCAGCTTGAGCAAGTGACGAAGACGTACCCGAAGGCGTCCCGGCCTTCGCTCGACAACGTGTCCGTCTCGATCGAGAAGGGCGAGTTCGTCTTCTTCATCGGCCCATCCGGCTCCGGCAAGTCCACCATCATCAAGCTGCTGCTGCACGAGGTCACCCCCAACAAGGGGCGCGTCATCGTGAACAGCAAGGACGTCACCTCGATGCGCTCGTGGAAGCGGCCGCACTTCCGGCGTTCCATCGGCTGTGTCTTCCAGGACTTCCGGCTGCTGCCGAACCGCACCGCGTACGAGAACGTCGCGTTCGCCCTCGAGGTGATCGGCAAGACCAAGGCGGTCGCCCGCCGGGTCGTGCCCGAGGTGCTGGAGCTGGTCGGGCTCGGTGGCAAGGAGCATCGCTACCCGCACGAGCTCTCCGGCGGTGAGCAGCAGCGGGTCGCCGTCGCCCGGGCGTTCGTCAACCGTCCGCTGATCCTGCTCGCGGACGAGCCGACCGGAAACCTGGACCCGGACACCTCGATCGAGATCATGCGCCTGTTGGACCGGATCAACCGCACCGGTACGACTGTGGTGATGGTCACGCACGACTCCAACATCGTGAACCAGATGCGCCGCCGGGTGGTCGAGATCGAGAGCGGTCGCATCGTGCGTGACCAGGCCCGGGGCGTCTACGGGTGA